One stretch of Paroedura picta isolate Pp20150507F chromosome 13, Ppicta_v3.0, whole genome shotgun sequence DNA includes these proteins:
- the RAP2C gene encoding ras-related protein Rap-2c, which produces MREYKVVVLGSGGVGKSALTVQFVTGTFIEKYDPTIEDFYRKEIEVDCSPSVLEILDTAGTEQFASMRDLYIKNGQGFILVYSLVNQQSFQDIKPMRDQIVRVKRYEKVPLILVGNKVDLESEREVLSAEGRALAQEWGCPFMETSAKSKTMVDELFAEIVRQMNYASLPEKQDQCCTTCIVQ; this is translated from the exons ATGAGGGAGTACAAAGTCGTGGTTTTAGGGAGTGGGGGGGTGGGTAAGTCAGCCTTGACTGTGCAGTTTGTCACTGGGACGTTCATTGAGAAATATGACCCCACGATTGAAGACTTCTACCGTAAGGAGATCGAAGTGGACTGTTCCCCATCAGTACTTGAAATCTTGGATACAGCAGGGACTGAACAGTTTGCTTCCATGCGAGATCTGTACATTAAAAATGGCCAAGGTTTCATCCTAGTTTACAGCCTGGTAAACCAACAATCTTTCCAG GACATTAAGCCAATGAGGGACCAAATAGTCCGTGTGAAGAGATATGAAAAGGTTCCTCTCATCCTAGTGGGGAATAAAGTGGACCTGGAATCGGAGAGGGAGGTCTTGTCTGCAGAAGGCCGAGCACTGGCTCAAGAGTGGGGCTGCCCTTTCATGGAAACATCTGCCAAGAGCAAGACCATGGTGGACGAACTGTTTGCGGAGATCGTCAGGCAAATGAACTATGCATCCCTGCCTGAAAAGCAAGATCAGTGTTGTACGACTTGCATTGTccagtga